From Nicotiana tabacum cultivar K326 chromosome 15, ASM71507v2, whole genome shotgun sequence, the proteins below share one genomic window:
- the LOC107800816 gene encoding phosphatidylinositol 4-phosphate 5-kinase 5-like: MKAWEATVKKTQAVARKRANTIFGTYGPSQAEEEIIDQLDPENDNEGHASGQIYHSERFLPNGDYYSGYWVDNFPHGHGKYWWTDGCMYVGDWFRGKKMGKGTFSWPSGAMYEGNFKSGYMDGEGTYMAPNGDSFRGSWVMNLKHHHGVKEYANGDCYDGEWSRGLQEGHGKYTWKNGNCYVGEWKNGVICGKGKMCWTNENVYEGNWEDGVPKGNGTFKWADGSLYIGNWSKEPNEHSGTFYPSGSLLEGGNLYWDPQQVYYTDLMECTICPNERVSILPSQKKLAVWRSVKATENNVRPRRMSVDGRIDAAPIDREFGRTRLSDCAGTPSNISYLDDAMAGAQEYDGYIRGSPIRLPKSAKRQGETISKGHKNYELMLNLQLGIRHSVGRPGPAPSLDLKSSEFDPKEKYWTRFPPEGSKSTPPHPSCEFRWKDYCPKVFRALRMLFKVDAADYMLSICGNDALRELCSPGKSGSFFYLTNDDRYMIKTMKKAEVKVLLRMLHAYFNHVRAFENTLMTKYFGLHCVKLIGPAQKKVRFVIMGNLFCTDYTIHRRFDLKGSTFGRMTDKPESEIDATTTLKDLDLNFIFMLPKTWFQEFRRQVDRDCELLEQERVMDYSLLVGLHFREASITGDQTPPGCRTPTDNEGLEDGSVPHLSRSDRDQLLFNPAGWASISLGINMPARVERTERKNDLDFQLVGEPTGEFYDVILFFGIIDILQDYDITKKLEHAYKSIQCDPNSISAVDPKAYSRRFRDYIFKVFTEDT; encoded by the exons ATGAAGGCTTGGGAGGCAACCGTGAAGAAAACACAAGCAGTAGCCAGGAAACGAGCCAACACAATATTTGGTACCTATGGACCATCTCAGGCTGAGGAAGAAATTATTGATCAACTAGATCCAGAAAATGACAATGAGGGGCACGCTAGCGGACAAATTTACCATTCGGAGAGGTTCCTTCCTAATGGAGATTACTATAGTGGCTATTGGGTCGATAATTTCCCCCATGGACACGGCAAATATTGGTGGACTGATGGGTGCATGTATGTAGGTGATTGGTTTCGAGGCAAAAAGATGGGAAAAGGCACATTTAGTTGGCCCTCTGGAGCTATGTATGAGGGGAATTTCAAGAGTGGATATATGGATGGCGAAGGCACGTATATGGCGCCTAATGGGGACTCATTTAGAGGTTCTTGGGTGATGAATTTGAAACATCACCATGGTGTTAAGGAATACGCGAACGGAGATTGTTATGATGGGGAATGGAGTCGCGGATTGCAAGAAGGACATGGTAAGTATACATGGAAGAATGGGAATTGTTATGTTGGTGAATGGAAGAATGGTGTTATATGTGGGAAAGGTAAGATGTGTTGGACAAATGAGAATGTATATGAAGGGAATTGGGAAGATGGAGTGCCTAAGGGAAATGGGACATTTAAATGGGCTGATGGGAGCCTGTATATTGGGAATTGGAGTAAAGAACCAAATGAACATAGTGGGACATTTTATCCATCCGGATCATTGTTAGAAGGAGGAAACCTTTATTGGGATCCCCAACAGGTTTATTATACTGATTTGATGGAATGTACCATTTGTCCAAATGAGAGGGTTTCAATATTGCCTTCTCAGAAAAAGCTGGCAGTTTGGAGGTCTGTTAAGGCGACAGAAAACAACGTTCGGCCGAGGAGGATGTCCGTAGATGGTCGAATAGATGCAGCGCCTATAGATAGGGAATTTGGGCGAACGCGCTTATCAGATTGTGCAGGAACACCTTCGAATATTTCTTATTTAGATGATGCCATGGCTGGTGCACAAGAATATGATGGGTATATTAGAGGGAGCCCCATTAGACTTCCTAAGTCAGCAAAAAGGCAAGGAGAGACTATTTCCAAAGGGCATAAAAATTATGAGCTTATGCTCAATTTGCAGTTGGGAATCAG GCATTCAGTAGGAAGGCCAGGACCTGCTCCATCACTTGATCTCAAGTCTTCAGAATTTGATCCCAAAGAGAAGTACTGGACAAGATTCCCACCTGAAGGATCCAAAAGCACACCTCCTCATCCATCTTGTGAATTCAGATGGAAAGACTATTGCCCAAAAGTTTTTAG GGCTTTAAGGATGTTATTCAAAGTGGATGCAGCTGATTATATGCTGTCTATTTGTGGAAATGATGCCCTTCGGGAGCTATGCTCCCCAGGAAAAAGCGGAAGCTTCTTCTACTTGACAAACGATGATAGATACATGATTAAGACAATGAAGAAGGCAGAAGTGAAA GTGCTTCTAAggatgttgcatgcatatttcaATCATGTTCGTGCTTTTGAAAATACCCTTATGACTAAGTATTTCGGCCTGCATTGTGTTAAGCTAATCGGACCAGCACAGAAGAAG GTACGATTTGTTATCATGGGGAATCTCTTCTGCACTGACTATACAATTCATAGACGATTCGACTTGAAAGGATCAACATTTGGCCGGATGACAGATAAGCCAGAATCAGAGATCGATGCAACCACAACTCTGAAAGACCTTGACCTCAACTTTATATTCATGTTACCAAAGACATGGTTTCAAGAATTCCGCAG ACAAGTTGATAGGGACTGTGAGCTACTGGAACAAGAGAGAGTGATGGACTACAGCCTTTTAGTTGGTCTTCATTTTAGGGAAGCAAGTATCACCGGAGACCAAACTCCTCCTGGTTGTAGAACACCTACTG ATAATGAAGGATTGGAAGATGGATCAGTTCCTCATCTTTCTCGATCAGATAGGGATCAATTGCTTTTTAATCCTGCAGG GTGGGCTAGCATAAGTTTGGGTATAAACATGCCCGCACGAGTTGAAAGGACAGAGAGGAAAAATGACTTAGACTTTCAGTTAGTAGGAGAACCAACAGGGGAGTTCTATGATGTGATATTATTTTTTGGAATCATAGACATACTtcaggattatgacattaccaaAAAGCTTGAGCATGCATACAAATCTATCCAATGTGACCCCAACTCTATCTCAGCTGTCGATCCAAAGGCATACTCAAGGCGTTTTCGGGATTACATATTCAAAGTTTTTACAGAGGACACTTAG